ACGCCACATGCTCAGCGGTGCACTCGGCGGGCGCGCGACTATTGCTCCGTGCTCAAGCCGAGGGGACGGCGCGCGCCGATATGGATGGGGTCGACCTTTTCGCCCTGGTGTCCGCGCTCGCCTGGCTCTACGGCCAACCCTCATTCGCGCCACGGGGGGATCATCTCTCTCAAGTTATCACGAGTTCCATCCTGACTAAGCAGCAACCAGCTGGATGAGATCGGTGAGATTCCTACCTGCGGCGGAGGCGCAGGTGCAATTCGGCGGGATGAGCGTTTTTATCGCCAACGACATGGCGGGTCCGAGTGCGAAGACGCACGAAAGACCGAACTGGAATTCGGCTGGTGAAATTTCAGGGGCGGGATGGACCTTCTCGCCCAAGAATTTCCATCTGTATTTTCCAGCATTCGGCGGCCTCCAAGCCGTGTATCCGGCCCCCCGTCCACGAAGGCCAATCGGGTGCCGAATTGGATAGGTTATTTTGCGAGACTCCTAAAGATCCGGGTCATACGCGGCACCGCCCGGCAGACGCCCCCCCTCGAATTCCGCAAACTCGGGGCTTCGCTCAGTCCGATCGAGGCACAGCCATGCACGCCGATTTCGCCGATTTCGGGCCGCCGAAGAACCTCACGTCCCGGGCTCGTCGGTTCATCTTCCTGGGCCTGCTCGCGCCCTTCACGGTCCTGACCTACCTCGCGGTAAGCTCGGGATCACCCGGCGACGTCCGCGACCGCCCCGTGGCCCTCACGACGCTGGCGACGATCACCGGCCCCTTCATCGGGGCCATCGCCCGCAATGGACAGCCCTGCTGTCTTCAATCCTCGCTCCGGCTCGCGGCGGTCTGCGGCCCGGCGCTGGCGCTGGGGCTCACCGTCCAGGTCGTCGCGCCGCCCTTCGGACGGGGCCGGCGGGCGGTTCGGCTGGCGTTCTGGGCGATCGGCTGGTTCGTATGGCTCCTCGGTGGACACGTCTCGTTCATGCACGCCCTGTCCTGAGGCCCTTGATATGCCGCACGACGTCCAGGAGTTGAAGTTCCTCGCCACGCCGGAGAAGGGCGATGTCTCCGCCCTCCTGATCCGGCCGGAAGGCGCGACGCATCTGCTCGTCCTCGGCCATGGCGCCAGCACGAACATGCGGCATGCCACGCTGCAGTCGATCGCCGATCGATTGGCCGAGGTCGGGGTCGCGACGCTCCGCTACAACTTCCCCTACTCGGAGCACGGCAAGGGCCGGGACGGGCAGGCCGTCTGCACGGAGACCATCCGTTCGGCGGTCGCCGCGGCGCGGAAGGCCTCTCCCGACCTGCCCTTGCTGGCGGGCGGCCATTCCTTCGGCGGACGCATGACCTCGACGGCGGCGTCCGAATCGCCGATCGAGGGCGTTCACGGCCTGGTCTTCTTCTCCTTCCCGCTCCACCTGGCGGGCAAGCCCGAGACGAAGCGGGCCGACCACCTCGCGGACGTCGCCGCGCCGATGCTCTTCCTGAGCGGGACGCGCGACGAACTGGCGGACCTGGACCTGCTCAGGCCGGTCTGCGAGAGGCTCGGGCGCCGCGCGACGCTTCATCTCCTCGACACGGCCGATCACGGCTACAAGATCCTCAAGAAATCCCGCGCGAGCGACGAGGACGTCTTCGTCGAGATGGCTCGCGTCGCTCAGGCCTGGGCGGCGGGCTTGAGGTAAAGACGACATGCCGACGAACTTGCGAAACGCAGAGCTGGCCGAGACGAAACAAGGAGGGTGGCGCGATGGAGCTTGCGGAGGTGCTCGGACGGCTCGACGCCCAGGCGGCGGGCAAGACGCGCGTGATGATGGGGCCGTTGCGGGCGCTGGGCGCGAAGCTCAAGGCCGACCACG
The DNA window shown above is from Paludisphaera mucosa and carries:
- a CDS encoding alpha/beta hydrolase family protein: MPHDVQELKFLATPEKGDVSALLIRPEGATHLLVLGHGASTNMRHATLQSIADRLAEVGVATLRYNFPYSEHGKGRDGQAVCTETIRSAVAAARKASPDLPLLAGGHSFGGRMTSTAASESPIEGVHGLVFFSFPLHLAGKPETKRADHLADVAAPMLFLSGTRDELADLDLLRPVCERLGRRATLHLLDTADHGYKILKKSRASDEDVFVEMARVAQAWAAGLR